A genome region from Prionailurus bengalensis isolate Pbe53 chromosome B4, Fcat_Pben_1.1_paternal_pri, whole genome shotgun sequence includes the following:
- the NCAPH2 gene encoding condensin-2 complex subunit H2 isoform X7, which translates to MEDVEARFAHLLQPIRDLTKNWEVDVAAQLGEYLEEVEYLYSLVYQALDFISGKKRAKQLSSVREQGADGDASSEAPQEADDQFLSLDDLPDSRANVDLRNDLPPREILIVPLLPMALVAPDEMEKNVSPLYSCQGEVLASRKDFRMNTCTAHPRGAFMLEPVGISPTETLLPRNQKEAEGAEEQPMEVCVCSSVPALSASQEPGTSPEGPLPGGGEEDEDADGAVELPEPMAPDVPPEPQEPRSPQQSAAQPSRCVLRERREPMSLLKETPDPWQSLDPFDSLDAKPFKKGRPYSVPPCVEEVPGQKRKRKGVAKLQDFHQWYLAAYAEHADSRRPRRKGPSFADMEVLYWKHVKEQLETLRKLQRREMAERWLPRPEEGLWPVEEDRLEDSLEDLGAADDFLEPEEYAEPQEAKPGEAADLEAEAVPASLSYEELVRRNVELFIATSQKFVQETELSERIRHWEDTIQPLLQEQEQHVPFDIHTYGDQVVSRFSQLNQWCPFAELVAGQPAFEVCRSMLASLQLANDHTVEITQQPGLEAAVDTMSLRLLTHQRAHKRFQTYAAPSMAQP; encoded by the exons ATGGAGGACGTGGAGGCGCGCTTCGCCCATCTACTGCAGCCCATCCGCGACCTCACTAAGAACTGGGAGGTGGACGTGGCGGCCCAGCTGGGAGAATATCTAGAGGAG GTGGAGTACCTGTACTCGCTGGTCTACCAGGCTCTCGATTTCATCTCTGGCAAGAA GCGGGCCAAGCAGCTGTCCTCGGTGCGGGAACAGGGGGCGGATGGGGACGCCAGTTCCGAGGCCCCCCAGGAGGCGGACGACCAG TTCCTGTCGCTGGATGACCTCCCTGACTCCCGTGCTAATGTGGATCTGAGGAACGACCTGCCTCCCCGT GAGATCCTCATCGTCCCTCTCCTGCCCATGGCCCTTGTGGCCCCTGATGAGATGGAGAAGAATGTTAGCCCCCTGTACAG CTGTCAGGGGGAGGTCCTGGCCAGCCGGAAGGATTTTAGGATGAACACATGCACCGCCCACCCCAGAGGAGCCTTCATGTTGGAGCCGGTGGGCATATCCCCAACGGAGACACTGCTGCCAAGGAACCAGAAGG AGGCTGAGGGGGCTGAGGAGCAGCCAATGGAAGTCTGTGTGTGCAGTTCCGTCCCCGCGCTCAGCGCCTCCCAGGAGCCAG GTACCTCTCCGGAAGGCCCGCTGCCTGGAGGTGGTGAGGAGGATGAGGACGCAGATGGGGCAGTGGAGCTCCCTGAGCCCATGGCCCCCGACGTCCCTCCAGAgccccaggagcccaggagcccGCAGCAG AGTGCTGCCCAGCCCAGCAGGTGTGTGCTGCGGGAGCGACGGGAGCCTATGTCCCTGCTGAAG GAGACCCCAGACCCCTGGCAGAGCCTGGACCCCTTTGACTCCCTGGACGCCAAGCCCTTCAAGAAAG GTAGGCCCTACTCTGTGCCCCCCTGTGTGGAGGAGGTTCCAGGACAGAAGCGCAAGAGGAAGGGTGTCGCCAAGCTGCAAGACTTCCACCAGTGGTACCTGGCTGCTT ATGCCGAGCACGCTGACAGCAGGAGGCCCCGGCGAAAGGGCCCGTCCTTTGCAG ACATGGAAGTCCTGTACTGGAAGCACGTGAAGGAGCAGCTGGAGACCCTCCGGAAGCTGCAGAGGAGGGAG ATGGCGGAGCGGTGGCTGCCGAGGCCTGAGGAGGGGCTGTGGCCTGTGGAAGAGGACCGCCTGGAGGATTCCCTGGAGGATCTGGGGGCGGCAG ATGACTTTCTAGAGCCTGAGGAGTATGCAGAGCCTCAGGAGGCAAAGCCTGGGGAAGCCGCAGACCTGG AAGCAGAGGCCGTGCCGGCATCCCTGAGCTATGAGGAGCTGGTCCGCAGGAATGTG GAGCTCTTCATCGCCACGTCTCAGAAGTTCGTGCAGGAGACGGAGCTGAGTGAGCGCATCAGGCACTGGGAGGACACCATCCAGCCGCTGCTCCAggagcag GAACAGCACGTGCCCTTTGACATCCACACCTATGGGGACCAGGTGGTCTCAAGGTTCAGCCAGCTCAACCAGTGGTGTCCCTTTGCGGAGCTAGTAGCTGGCCAACCTGCCTTCGAGGTGTGTCGCTCCATGTTGGCCTCCCTGCAGCTG GCCAACGACCACACAGTGGAGATCACTCAGCAGCCGGGGCTGGAGGCAGCTGTGGACACCATGTCCCTGAGACTACTCACCCACCAGCGGGCCCACAAGCGCTTCCAGACTTACGCTGCCCCCTCCATGGCCCAGCCTTGA
- the NCAPH2 gene encoding condensin-2 complex subunit H2 isoform X3 — protein MEDVEARFAHLLQPIRDLTKNWEVDVAAQLGEYLEELDQICISFDEGKTTMNFIEAALLIQGSACVYSKKVEYLYSLVYQALDFISGKKRAKQLSSVREQGADGDASSEAPQEADDQFLSLDDLPDSRANVDLRNDLPPREILIVPLLPMALVAPDEMEKNVSPLYSCQGEVLASRKDFRMNTCTAHPRGAFMLEPVGISPTETLLPRNQKEAEGAEEQPMEVCVCSSVPALSASQEPGTSPEGPLPGGGEEDEDADGAVELPEPMAPDVPPEPQEPRSPQQSAAQPSRCVLRERREPMSLLKETPDPWQSLDPFDSLDAKPFKKGRPYSVPPCVEEVPGQKRKRKGVAKLQDFHQWYLAAYAEHADSRRPRRKGPSFADMEVLYWKHVKEQLETLRKLQRREMAERWLPRPEEGLWPVEEDRLEDSLEDLGAADDFLEPEEYAEPQEAKPGEAADLEAEAVPASLSYEELVRRNVELFIATSQKFVQETELSERIRHWEDTIQPLLQEQEQHVPFDIHTYGDQVVSRFSQLNQWCPFAELVAGQPAFEVCRSMLASLQLANDHTVEITQQPGLEAAVDTMSLRLLTHQRAHKRFQTYAAPSMAQP, from the exons ATGGAGGACGTGGAGGCGCGCTTCGCCCATCTACTGCAGCCCATCCGCGACCTCACTAAGAACTGGGAGGTGGACGTGGCGGCCCAGCTGGGAGAATATCTAGAGGAG CTGGACCAGATCTGCATTTCTTTTGATGAAGGAAAAACCACCATGAACTTCATTGAGGCAGCGCTGCTGATCCAGGGCTCTGCCTGTGTCTACAGTAAGAAG GTGGAGTACCTGTACTCGCTGGTCTACCAGGCTCTCGATTTCATCTCTGGCAAGAA GCGGGCCAAGCAGCTGTCCTCGGTGCGGGAACAGGGGGCGGATGGGGACGCCAGTTCCGAGGCCCCCCAGGAGGCGGACGACCAG TTCCTGTCGCTGGATGACCTCCCTGACTCCCGTGCTAATGTGGATCTGAGGAACGACCTGCCTCCCCGT GAGATCCTCATCGTCCCTCTCCTGCCCATGGCCCTTGTGGCCCCTGATGAGATGGAGAAGAATGTTAGCCCCCTGTACAG CTGTCAGGGGGAGGTCCTGGCCAGCCGGAAGGATTTTAGGATGAACACATGCACCGCCCACCCCAGAGGAGCCTTCATGTTGGAGCCGGTGGGCATATCCCCAACGGAGACACTGCTGCCAAGGAACCAGAAGG AGGCTGAGGGGGCTGAGGAGCAGCCAATGGAAGTCTGTGTGTGCAGTTCCGTCCCCGCGCTCAGCGCCTCCCAGGAGCCAG GTACCTCTCCGGAAGGCCCGCTGCCTGGAGGTGGTGAGGAGGATGAGGACGCAGATGGGGCAGTGGAGCTCCCTGAGCCCATGGCCCCCGACGTCCCTCCAGAgccccaggagcccaggagcccGCAGCAG AGTGCTGCCCAGCCCAGCAGGTGTGTGCTGCGGGAGCGACGGGAGCCTATGTCCCTGCTGAAG GAGACCCCAGACCCCTGGCAGAGCCTGGACCCCTTTGACTCCCTGGACGCCAAGCCCTTCAAGAAAG GTAGGCCCTACTCTGTGCCCCCCTGTGTGGAGGAGGTTCCAGGACAGAAGCGCAAGAGGAAGGGTGTCGCCAAGCTGCAAGACTTCCACCAGTGGTACCTGGCTGCTT ATGCCGAGCACGCTGACAGCAGGAGGCCCCGGCGAAAGGGCCCGTCCTTTGCAG ACATGGAAGTCCTGTACTGGAAGCACGTGAAGGAGCAGCTGGAGACCCTCCGGAAGCTGCAGAGGAGGGAG ATGGCGGAGCGGTGGCTGCCGAGGCCTGAGGAGGGGCTGTGGCCTGTGGAAGAGGACCGCCTGGAGGATTCCCTGGAGGATCTGGGGGCGGCAG ATGACTTTCTAGAGCCTGAGGAGTATGCAGAGCCTCAGGAGGCAAAGCCTGGGGAAGCCGCAGACCTGG AAGCAGAGGCCGTGCCGGCATCCCTGAGCTATGAGGAGCTGGTCCGCAGGAATGTG GAGCTCTTCATCGCCACGTCTCAGAAGTTCGTGCAGGAGACGGAGCTGAGTGAGCGCATCAGGCACTGGGAGGACACCATCCAGCCGCTGCTCCAggagcag GAACAGCACGTGCCCTTTGACATCCACACCTATGGGGACCAGGTGGTCTCAAGGTTCAGCCAGCTCAACCAGTGGTGTCCCTTTGCGGAGCTAGTAGCTGGCCAACCTGCCTTCGAGGTGTGTCGCTCCATGTTGGCCTCCCTGCAGCTG GCCAACGACCACACAGTGGAGATCACTCAGCAGCCGGGGCTGGAGGCAGCTGTGGACACCATGTCCCTGAGACTACTCACCCACCAGCGGGCCCACAAGCGCTTCCAGACTTACGCTGCCCCCTCCATGGCCCAGCCTTGA